A stretch of the Blastocatellia bacterium genome encodes the following:
- a CDS encoding Uma2 family endonuclease: MSAKLKPFYTLEEYFQLVKTSEEKYEYWNGQIFLMFGGSQNHTLIADNLLTSLKIQLQNHPCRAMSGEVAIKVPLAPPFRYADLLVACGNLEFETIGGIATLVNPLLIAEVLSPTSQFYDKGAKFTLYQSIESFREYLLVEQSNASIIHYVKSEDNTWQSSQINGLESSIYLSSIDFTLALREIYQDIIFN; encoded by the coding sequence ATGTCAGCAAAACTAAAACCTTTTTACACTTTAGAAGAATATTTTCAATTAGTTAAGACTTCAGAAGAAAAGTATGAATATTGGAATGGGCAAATTTTTTTGATGTTTGGCGGAAGTCAAAATCATACTTTAATAGCAGACAACCTTTTAACCAGTTTGAAAATTCAGTTACAAAACCACCCTTGCCGTGCAATGAGTGGGGAAGTTGCCATCAAAGTACCTCTAGCACCTCCTTTTCGTTATGCTGATCTTTTAGTTGCTTGTGGAAACTTAGAGTTTGAGACTATTGGCGGAATTGCAACTTTGGTAAATCCATTATTAATAGCAGAAGTTCTTTCCCCAACTAGCCAGTTTTATGATAAAGGTGCTAAGTTTACATTATATCAATCAATTGAAAGCTTTAGAGAATATCTATTAGTTGAACAAAGTAATGCTAGCATTATTCATTATGTTAAATCTGAAGATAATACTTGGCAATCAAGTCAAATTAATGGACTAGAAAGCTCTATTTACCTTTCTTCAATTGACTTTACTTTAGCTTTACGTGAAATTTATCAAGATATTATTTTTAACTAA
- a CDS encoding Hsp20/alpha crystallin family protein, whose product MKNNKSFTNPYRAMSDLGQLQKFYQEFFGIPTRTNNSTTEEWSPVVDIYETKDELVLESQLPGMSEADFKLSAENNILTLTGERKFVDQPKYKLHRQERPQGTFERSFTVPSTFDLGKVSASYKEGILKVSVPKRVEAKPRQIEVKIV is encoded by the coding sequence ATGAAAAATAATAAATCATTTACCAATCCTTATAGAGCAATGAGCGATTTAGGGCAACTGCAAAAGTTTTACCAAGAATTTTTTGGTATACCAACACGCACTAATAACAGTACAACAGAAGAATGGTCGCCAGTAGTTGATATTTATGAGACAAAAGATGAATTAGTCTTAGAAAGTCAATTGCCTGGTATGAGTGAAGCAGACTTTAAGCTTAGTGCAGAAAACAATATTTTAACATTAACAGGTGAACGCAAATTTGTTGATCAACCCAAATATAAACTTCATCGTCAAGAACGCCCTCAAGGGACATTTGAGCGTAGTTTTACTGTACCTAGCACATTTGATTTAGGAAAAGTTTCAGCTAGTTATAAAGAAGGTATCTTAAAAGTAAGTGTACCTAAAAGAGTAGAAGCAAAACCACGTCAGATTGAAGTAAAAATAGTTTAA
- a CDS encoding Hsp20/alpha crystallin family protein produces the protein MTKPVAAKSLANLEKQLNSLFNPAAFSVSAEDLGFAGHGPAIDICEDDNNLYLIADLPGFRSENVQIRYENRTLTVSGEKVHEELPNVRYHRTESFSGRFQRSFSLPLDIDIEKIGAELKNGLLTITLPKQEVHKPRQITVKVN, from the coding sequence ATGACCAAACCAGTAGCTGCAAAAAGTCTTGCTAACTTAGAAAAACAATTAAATTCTTTATTTAACCCAGCCGCTTTTTCTGTAAGTGCTGAGGACTTAGGTTTTGCAGGTCACGGGCCAGCAATAGATATTTGTGAAGATGACAACAATCTATATCTAATTGCAGATTTGCCAGGCTTTCGCTCAGAAAATGTTCAAATCCGCTATGAAAACCGCACTTTAACGGTTTCTGGTGAGAAGGTACACGAAGAGTTACCTAATGTGCGCTATCACCGTACAGAAAGCTTTTCTGGACGTTTTCAACGCTCGTTTTCACTTCCATTAGATATAGATATAGAAAAGATAGGTGCTGAACTAAAAAACGGGTTGTTAACTATTACGTTACCAAAACAAGAAGTACATAAACCAAGACAAATTACCGTAAAAGTAAATTAG
- a CDS encoding flippase-like domain-containing protein gives MFLQLGAKLIPLKKLQEITSAASIGLKRLTLTALAINLSLTILLNLLDVISLYVLVRALGVDNLKAVVFVYPLVMLTNLIPITISGLRVRESTSVALFALFTIAKEVAFNATFLAYIINSLVPALVGLYFFRELNRENKEVTINS, from the coding sequence ATTTTTTTACAACTAGGTGCAAAATTAATTCCACTAAAAAAACTCCAAGAAATCACTAGTGCTGCATCTATTGGGCTAAAACGCCTTACTCTAACCGCACTTGCAATTAATCTTTCTCTAACAATCCTACTTAATTTATTAGATGTAATTTCTCTATATGTTCTAGTTCGCGCTTTAGGTGTAGATAATCTAAAAGCTGTCGTTTTTGTTTATCCTCTAGTAATGTTAACTAATCTAATTCCTATTACAATTAGTGGTTTACGAGTACGTGAAAGCACGTCAGTAGCATTATTTGCTTTATTTACTATTGCTAAAGAAGTAGCTTTTAATGCAACATTTCTAGCCTACATAATCAATTCTTTGGTGCCTGCTTTAGTTGGGCTATATTTCTTCCGTGAGCTAAACAGAGAAAACAAAGAAGTTACCATAAATTCTTAA
- the clpB gene encoding ATP-dependent chaperone ClpB, whose product MDINKMTQKAQAAILAARTIATKNANPEVDVEHLLLALLEQENGLAPAILEKAGIASDIVRNHLAKEVDKLPKVSGGSVSLEQMYITQRLNKVFVVAEDEAKRLKDEYISVEHFLLAIVKEGKRHPAGKLLHEMGLSEDRLMKTLQEVRGKQRVTSQNPEETYQSLEKYGRDLTKLARQGKIDPVIGRDDEIRRVIQVLSRRTKNNPVLIGEPGVGKTAIVEGLATRIIRGDVPEGLKDKLIVALDMGALIAGAKYRGEFEERLKAVLTEVSESQGKIILFIDELHTIVGAGKTEGAMDAGNLLKPMLARGELHCIGATTLDEYRKYVEKDAALERRFQPVLVNEPTVEDTISILRGLKERYEVHHGTRIKDSALVSAAVLSQRYISDRFLPDKAIDLVDEAAARLRTEIDSMPQELDEILRRGMQLEIEKEGLKRETDNPSKDRLQKLEKELADLRAQSDSLKAQWQVEKQAVLRLRKLREEIEQTKMDIERAERDYDLNRAAELRYGKLATLENKLKTEEEHLFKKQGVNRMIKEEVDEEDIAAIVSRWTHIPVSKLLQGEIDKLLNLDECLHHRVVGQDEAVQAVSDAIVRARSGLKDPNRPIGSFIFLGPTGVGKTELARALAEFLFDDEQAMVRLDMSEYMEKHSVSRLIGAPPGYVGYDEGGQLTESVRRKPYSVILFDEIEKAHPDVFNVLLQILDDGRLTDGQGRMVDFKHTVIIMTSNIGSQLILDYSSKGNDEAAYEKMKRGVLSAMRGAFKPEFLNRVDEIVVFHALGVEHLKQIVDIQIARLQKRLDERNIKLAMTDEAKEFLVKSGYEASYGARPLKRAIQREIETPLGRDLLRGKVKDNQTVVVSVANEALSFMGISEEAFLSGKRGVATA is encoded by the coding sequence ATGGATATAAATAAAATGACACAAAAAGCACAAGCAGCTATTTTGGCTGCTCGCACAATTGCAACCAAAAATGCCAATCCAGAAGTTGATGTTGAGCATTTGCTCTTAGCTCTTTTAGAACAAGAAAACGGTCTTGCTCCAGCTATTTTAGAAAAAGCAGGAATTGCATCAGACATTGTTCGTAACCACCTCGCAAAAGAAGTTGACAAGTTGCCAAAAGTAAGTGGTGGTAGCGTTAGCTTAGAGCAAATGTATATTACTCAGCGATTAAATAAAGTTTTTGTTGTAGCTGAGGATGAAGCTAAAAGACTTAAGGATGAGTATATTTCCGTAGAACATTTTCTTTTAGCAATTGTTAAAGAAGGAAAACGACATCCAGCAGGCAAGTTACTCCATGAAATGGGTTTAAGTGAAGACCGTTTAATGAAAACTTTGCAAGAAGTACGTGGTAAACAACGGGTGACATCTCAAAATCCAGAAGAAACCTATCAATCATTAGAAAAATATGGACGAGATCTTACAAAACTAGCTCGTCAAGGCAAAATTGACCCAGTAATTGGGCGAGATGATGAGATCCGTCGAGTTATTCAAGTCCTGTCCAGGCGTACTAAAAATAATCCTGTCTTAATTGGTGAGCCAGGCGTAGGTAAAACCGCTATTGTAGAAGGTTTAGCAACAAGAATTATTCGCGGTGATGTGCCAGAAGGCTTAAAAGATAAACTAATTGTTGCCCTAGATATGGGTGCTTTAATTGCTGGTGCTAAATATCGAGGTGAGTTTGAAGAACGCTTAAAGGCGGTTTTAACGGAAGTTTCAGAATCTCAGGGGAAAATCATTCTTTTTATTGATGAACTCCACACAATTGTAGGTGCAGGAAAAACAGAAGGCGCGATGGACGCAGGCAATTTATTAAAACCAATGCTAGCACGTGGTGAACTACATTGTATTGGTGCTACTACCTTAGATGAATATCGTAAATATGTTGAAAAGGATGCAGCACTTGAACGACGTTTTCAACCAGTGCTAGTTAATGAACCTACAGTAGAAGACACTATCTCTATACTTCGAGGCTTAAAAGAACGCTATGAAGTCCATCATGGAACTAGAATTAAGGATTCTGCTTTAGTTTCGGCTGCTGTACTTTCACAACGCTATATTTCAGACCGATTTTTGCCCGACAAAGCAATTGACTTAGTAGATGAGGCCGCAGCACGTTTAAGAACCGAAATTGATTCAATGCCTCAAGAATTAGACGAAATCTTGCGCCGTGGAATGCAATTAGAAATTGAAAAAGAAGGTCTAAAACGAGAGACTGATAACCCATCAAAAGATAGGTTACAAAAATTAGAAAAAGAATTGGCAGATCTTCGCGCTCAATCTGATTCCTTAAAAGCTCAATGGCAAGTTGAAAAGCAAGCTGTGTTAAGACTTCGCAAACTAAGAGAAGAAATTGAGCAAACCAAAATGGATATTGAACGAGCCGAGCGAGATTATGACTTAAATCGAGCAGCAGAACTTCGCTATGGTAAGCTTGCTACGCTAGAAAATAAGCTTAAGACAGAAGAAGAGCATTTATTTAAGAAGCAAGGTGTTAACCGGATGATTAAGGAAGAAGTGGACGAAGAAGACATTGCAGCAATTGTAAGTCGTTGGACACATATTCCTGTTAGCAAATTATTACAAGGTGAAATCGATAAGTTACTTAACCTTGATGAATGTTTGCATCATCGTGTAGTTGGTCAAGATGAGGCGGTTCAAGCTGTGTCAGATGCAATTGTCCGCGCTCGATCTGGGCTAAAAGATCCAAATCGTCCAATAGGCTCATTTATTTTCCTTGGCCCAACTGGTGTAGGGAAAACCGAACTTGCTCGCGCACTAGCAGAGTTTCTTTTTGATGATGAGCAAGCAATGGTTCGGCTGGACATGAGCGAATATATGGAAAAACATTCCGTTTCCCGCTTAATTGGCGCACCTCCTGGTTATGTTGGTTATGATGAAGGGGGCCAGTTGACGGAATCCGTTAGACGTAAGCCTTACTCAGTGATTTTATTTGATGAAATTGAAAAGGCTCATCCAGATGTTTTTAATGTGCTATTGCAAATACTTGATGACGGACGTTTAACTGATGGTCAAGGTCGTATGGTTGACTTTAAGCACACTGTAATAATTATGACATCTAACATAGGTAGCCAGCTAATTTTAGACTATAGCAGCAAGGGTAATGATGAAGCAGCTTATGAAAAAATGAAACGCGGTGTTTTAAGTGCAATGCGTGGAGCATTTAAGCCAGAATTTCTAAACCGTGTTGATGAAATAGTTGTTTTCCATGCTTTAGGCGTTGAACACTTAAAACAAATAGTTGATATTCAAATTGCACGTCTTCAAAAACGGCTTGATGAAAGAAATATCAAACTTGCAATGACAGATGAAGCAAAGGAATTTTTGGTAAAAAGTGGCTATGAAGCTAGCTATGGTGCTAGACCTTTGAAACGAGCCATTCAACGAGAAATTGAAACACCTTTAGGGCGTGATCTCTTGCGCGGTAAGGTCAAAGATAATCAAACGGTTGTAGTTAGTGTTGCAAATGAGGCCTTAAGTTTTATGGGTATATCTGAGGAAGCTTTCTTGTCTGGTAAACGGGGGGTTGCTACGGCATAA
- a CDS encoding flippase-like domain-containing protein yields the protein MTAKRAIKLLLTLAILALLFTQINIQTLVAAFAKVKLEWMLLAAFLSMLMLLIRWFNWHLLVKKGLGEANYQQTFASLLGGMSFALVTPARVGDLSRVAFLKNGQRAEASGLVLIDRFLDLSVVLFFGTIGITVFFGTNTLPLLLIANIFLLIGIFKLDFFTTRCKINSTKKTPRNH from the coding sequence GTGACAGCTAAACGCGCAATTAAACTACTCTTAACTTTAGCAATACTAGCATTATTATTTACTCAAATTAACATTCAAACTCTAGTTGCTGCTTTTGCAAAGGTAAAACTAGAGTGGATGTTACTAGCAGCTTTTTTAAGTATGTTAATGTTGCTAATTCGTTGGTTTAATTGGCATTTGCTAGTAAAAAAAGGTTTAGGAGAAGCTAACTATCAACAAACATTTGCCTCACTTTTAGGTGGAATGTCTTTTGCGCTAGTAACCCCGGCTAGAGTAGGAGATTTAAGCCGTGTAGCGTTTCTTAAAAACGGACAACGTGCCGAGGCTAGCGGACTAGTTTTAATTGATCGCTTTTTAGATCTTTCAGTAGTTCTATTTTTTGGCACAATCGGAATAACCGTTTTTTTTGGTACAAATACTTTACCATTATTGCTAATTGCTAATATTTTCTTATTAATTGGAATTTTTAAGTTAGATTTTTTTACAACTAGGTGCAAAATTAATTCCACTAAAAAAACTCCAAGAAATCACTAG
- the hisH gene encoding imidazole glycerol phosphate synthase subunit HisH, producing the protein MITIIDYGAGNLRSVEKAFAAVGVETEIASNKDLLMQAKALVLPGVGAFGEAMDCLRAKEFDQIILSAAKMGKPILGVCLGYQLLFEESEEFGLHKGLGLLPGRVVRFPKNDLHVPHVGWNQVHKHQDHPILFNIANNSFFYFVHSFYVEPSVNSDVIGLTDYGVNFCAIAGRGNVVGVQFHPEKSQQAGLTLLKNFYSQLK; encoded by the coding sequence ATGATCACAATAATAGACTATGGCGCAGGAAATTTACGTAGTGTAGAAAAAGCTTTTGCTGCTGTTGGTGTTGAGACAGAAATAGCTAGCAATAAAGATTTGTTGATGCAGGCTAAAGCACTAGTTCTACCTGGTGTTGGTGCATTTGGTGAAGCAATGGATTGTTTGCGAGCAAAGGAATTTGACCAAATAATTTTAAGTGCTGCTAAGATGGGTAAACCTATTTTAGGTGTTTGTCTAGGCTATCAACTATTATTTGAAGAAAGTGAAGAGTTTGGACTACATAAAGGATTAGGTTTATTGCCTGGGCGAGTAGTTCGCTTTCCAAAAAATGATTTGCATGTGCCGCATGTTGGTTGGAATCAAGTACATAAACATCAAGATCACCCAATTTTATTTAATATTGCTAATAATAGTTTTTTTTATTTTGTACATTCTTTTTATGTTGAGCCTAGTGTAAATAGTGATGTAATTGGGCTAACTGATTATGGAGTAAACTTTTGTGCTATTGCTGGGCGGGGTAATGTTGTTGGCGTGCAATTTCACCCAGAGAAAAGCCAACAAGCAGGGCTAACTTTATTAAAAAATTTTTATTCACAATTAAAATAA
- a CDS encoding glycosyltransferase family 2 protein, protein MSQSASKSIFSTSKQDDNLITYSVVVPFHNEEDSIPELYKRIVEVMEGRYEPFEMVFIDDDSRDATYRLLKDLASCDKRVSVIKLKRNYGQTPALAAGFHYAEGEIIISMDGDLQHDPADIPDLVEKLHEGYDLVSGWRKKRIDNLILRRIPSRIANLMMEKLSGVKLHDFGTTFKVYRKETIKRVKLYGELHRFIPALASWNGARIVEVPIKNIDRENGKSHYGISRTFRVMFDLLTVRFLLKYVTRPLHFFGPIGLIGMVGGGFLSFFLLFKKIFFATDLFIEHGPLMILAMMLFLTGVQLVSTGLIAELLARTYFESQNQTIYTVDKVIRGKRLPVVDIEERA, encoded by the coding sequence CAAACAGGATGATAACTTAATTACTTATTCTGTAGTAGTCCCATTTCATAATGAAGAAGACAGTATTCCTGAACTTTATAAACGTATTGTAGAAGTGATGGAAGGACGTTATGAACCATTTGAAATGGTTTTTATAGATGATGATAGTCGGGACGCTACTTATAGATTGCTTAAAGACTTGGCATCTTGTGATAAGCGAGTTTCAGTAATTAAATTAAAGCGCAATTACGGTCAAACTCCTGCCTTAGCAGCAGGTTTTCATTATGCTGAAGGTGAAATAATTATCTCTATGGATGGCGATTTACAGCATGACCCGGCTGATATTCCTGATTTAGTAGAAAAACTACATGAAGGCTATGATCTTGTGTCTGGTTGGAGAAAAAAGCGAATAGATAATTTAATTCTTCGCCGTATTCCATCACGTATTGCTAATTTAATGATGGAAAAACTCTCTGGTGTAAAGTTGCATGACTTTGGCACTACATTTAAGGTTTACCGCAAAGAAACAATCAAACGAGTAAAACTTTATGGTGAATTGCATCGCTTTATTCCTGCTCTAGCGTCTTGGAATGGAGCGCGAATTGTTGAAGTCCCTATTAAAAATATTGACCGGGAAAATGGAAAATCTCATTATGGCATTTCTCGGACATTTAGAGTAATGTTTGATTTGCTTACGGTTCGTTTCTTACTTAAATATGTTACTCGTCCGCTACATTTCTTTGGGCCAATAGGCTTAATAGGTATGGTTGGAGGAGGATTTTTAAGCTTTTTTCTACTTTTTAAGAAAATCTTTTTTGCAACAGACCTTTTTATTGAACACGGCCCATTAATGATTTTGGCTATGATGCTGTTTTTAACAGGTGTTCAACTAGTTTCTACAGGTTTGATTGCTGAACTACTGGCTAGAACTTACTTTGAGTCACAAAATCAAACAATTTATACAGTTGATAAAGTTATTCGCGGTAAAAGACTACCTGTTGTTGATATAGAAGAACGCGCTTAA